One genomic region from Paraburkholderia azotifigens encodes:
- a CDS encoding branched-chain amino acid ABC transporter substrate-binding protein — protein MQHTMKKLAGATLFAAMSLAGTAHAQQVEDVKIGFAGPMTGAQAHYGKDFQNGITLAVEDMNATKPMIGGKQVRFVLDVADDQADPRTGTTVAQKLVDDNIKGMLGHFNSGTTIPASRIYANAGIPQIAMATAPEYTQQGFKTTFRMMTSDTQQGSVAGTFAVKSLGMKKIAIVDDRTAYGQGLADQFEKAAKAAGGTIVDREFTNDKAVDFKSILTKLKSVQPDLIYYGGADSQAAPMVKQMKTLGIKAPLMGGEMVHTPTFLQVAGDAANGTVASLAGLPLEEMPGGKDYVAKYKKRFGEDVQTYSPYAYDGAMAMFDAMKKANSTDPAKYLPLLAKTSMPAVTTKDLAYDNRGDLKNGGITLYKVVDGKWTTLQSVGGK, from the coding sequence ATGCAACACACGATGAAAAAGCTGGCAGGCGCGACGCTGTTCGCTGCCATGTCGCTGGCGGGGACTGCGCATGCACAGCAGGTCGAGGACGTGAAGATCGGCTTCGCAGGCCCGATGACGGGTGCACAGGCGCACTACGGCAAGGACTTCCAGAACGGCATCACGCTCGCAGTCGAAGACATGAACGCGACGAAGCCGATGATCGGCGGCAAGCAGGTTCGCTTCGTGCTGGACGTGGCCGACGACCAGGCTGACCCGCGCACGGGTACGACCGTTGCGCAGAAGCTGGTCGATGACAACATCAAGGGCATGCTCGGTCACTTCAACTCGGGCACGACGATCCCGGCATCGCGCATCTACGCGAACGCGGGCATTCCGCAGATCGCGATGGCGACGGCACCGGAATACACGCAGCAAGGCTTCAAGACGACGTTCCGCATGATGACCTCGGACACGCAGCAAGGCTCCGTGGCGGGCACGTTTGCTGTGAAGAGCCTGGGCATGAAGAAGATCGCGATCGTCGACGACCGCACGGCATACGGCCAGGGTCTCGCCGACCAGTTCGAGAAGGCAGCGAAGGCTGCGGGCGGCACGATTGTCGATCGTGAATTCACGAACGACAAGGCTGTCGACTTCAAGTCGATCCTGACGAAGCTGAAGTCGGTCCAACCGGATCTGATCTACTACGGCGGCGCCGATTCGCAGGCTGCACCGATGGTCAAGCAGATGAAGACGCTGGGCATCAAGGCACCGCTGATGGGCGGCGAAATGGTGCACACGCCGACGTTCCTGCAAGTTGCGGGCGATGCGGCTAATGGCACGGTGGCTTCGCTGGCTGGTCTGCCGCTGGAAGAAATGCCGGGCGGCAAGGACTACGTCGCGAAGTACAAGAAGCGCTTTGGTGAAGACGTGCAGACGTACTCGCCGTATGCGTACGACGGCGCGATGGCGATGTTCGACGCGATGAAGAAGGCGAACTCGACGGATCCGGCGAAGTACCTCCCGCTGCTTGCCAAGACCAGCATGCCTGCTGTCACCACGAAGGATCTTGCCTATGACAACAGGGGCGATCTGAAGAACGGTGGCATCACGCTGTATAAGGTTGTCGACGGCAAGTGGACGACGTTGCAGAGCGTGGGTGGGAAGTAA
- a CDS encoding IS4 family transposase, whose amino-acid sequence MFDPALADRVRRSPTAFTRNRTLTLPRMAALMMSGMCASVQAELDALFGALDKRGGQTRAVSAQAFSKARRGLSADLFDLARAHLISLAQPHIESMRWNGLRLVAADGSRLRVSTRRGHELRADHYVFALFLPGPELTLHAALHSADGAERQMLFEALDVLQPCTDLLLLDRGFIGNAMVATLTQREIAFCMRVDTHNWKCVTDFTRSGEAERIVTLQAPCEQDARDYELARTPSTVRLIRDVTPSGRVRVLMTSLLDGQRYPAASFGALYHQRWRVEEAFKRLKHRLRLEAVTGLDYLALQQDLGAKILADNLCTLLSDLDVSHDNVCASRPNRVYARGVLKPILGACLLRVRHCLEGLATLLALIHQNRCRIQPARSYPRPPGKTKPHCHLTYKFA is encoded by the coding sequence CTGTTCGATCCGGCGCTCGCCGATCGCGTGCGTCGTTCTCCTACCGCCTTTACCCGTAATCGCACACTGACCTTGCCGCGCATGGCTGCGCTGATGATGTCGGGCATGTGCGCAAGCGTGCAGGCCGAACTCGATGCGCTGTTTGGCGCGCTGGATAAGCGCGGCGGCCAGACCCGCGCGGTCAGCGCACAGGCGTTTAGCAAGGCGCGTCGAGGGTTGTCGGCTGATCTGTTCGATCTGGCCCGCGCTCACCTGATTTCTCTGGCTCAACCCCATATCGAATCGATGCGCTGGAACGGCCTGAGGCTGGTCGCCGCTGACGGCAGCCGTCTGCGCGTGAGCACCCGCCGGGGCCATGAACTACGCGCCGATCACTACGTGTTTGCGCTGTTCCTGCCGGGCCCCGAACTGACGTTGCACGCCGCGCTTCACTCCGCCGACGGCGCCGAGCGCCAGATGTTGTTTGAAGCGCTGGATGTGCTCCAGCCGTGTACCGATCTGCTGCTACTTGATCGTGGCTTTATCGGTAACGCGATGGTGGCCACGCTGACGCAGCGCGAGATTGCGTTCTGCATGCGCGTCGATACACATAACTGGAAGTGCGTCACCGACTTCACCCGCAGCGGCGAAGCCGAGCGCATCGTGACGCTACAAGCGCCTTGCGAGCAGGATGCCCGCGACTATGAACTGGCCCGTACACCGAGCACCGTGCGCCTGATACGGGACGTCACGCCCAGCGGTCGCGTGCGTGTGCTGATGACCTCACTGCTCGATGGCCAGCGTTATCCGGCGGCGTCTTTCGGCGCGCTCTATCATCAGCGCTGGCGGGTCGAGGAAGCGTTCAAGCGCCTCAAGCACCGACTGCGACTGGAGGCCGTGACGGGGCTGGATTACCTGGCATTGCAGCAGGATCTGGGCGCAAAAATCCTCGCCGACAACCTGTGCACCTTGCTCAGTGATCTGGATGTCTCACACGATAATGTCTGTGCCAGCCGCCCTAACCGGGTGTACGCACGCGGCGTGCTCAAGCCCATTCTCGGTGCGTGTCTTCTACGCGTGCGCCACTGTCTGGAAGGCCTCGCCACGCTGCTTGCGCTCATCCATCAGAACCGATGTCGCATACAGCCCGCGCGTTCATATCCTCGACCACCCGGAAAAACCAAGCCCCATTGCCATCTCACGTACAAGTTCGCCTGA
- a CDS encoding thiamine pyrophosphate-binding protein — MSLSSDASNMTTGARLMVDALLTHGVERVFCVPGESFLAILDSLHDETTQIQTVVCRHEAAAANMAEAVGKLTGRPGVAIVTRGPGATHASIGVHTAFQDSTPMILLIGQCAREHLDREAFQEIDYRRMFGQMAKWVAQIDDPRRIPEYMSHAFHVATSGRPGPVVLSLPEDVLSDACAAMPGAPAYQRVAASPAQRQIERLRGLLEGAKKPMVIAGGSGWTPEACEDLRKFIENWQLPIGLAFRFQDTLDNEHPNYAGDVGLGINPALAKRIQDADVLLALGPRLGEATTGGYTLLDIPKTKQTLIHVHQGADELGRVYAADLPIVSGMPEIASMLAALKPSGQPAWSGSAKEAHDAYLEWRKPRKIPGDVQLGEIMLQLREHLPKDAILTNGAGNYATWLHRHFAYRHFRSQLAPTSGAMGYGVPAAIAAKSLYPDRTVVAFAGDGCFMMASSEIATAMQYDLPVIFVVVNNSHYGTIRMHQERHYPNRVHGTGLTNPDFAAFAKSFGAYGETVERTEDFMPAFRRAQESKLPAVIEVRMIQEASTPGATLEQVREQGKKLRSE; from the coding sequence ATGTCGCTGTCTTCCGATGCTTCAAATATGACCACGGGCGCGCGGCTCATGGTCGACGCGCTGCTGACGCATGGCGTCGAGCGCGTGTTTTGCGTACCTGGCGAAAGTTTTCTGGCGATCCTCGATTCCTTGCATGACGAGACGACGCAGATTCAGACAGTCGTGTGCCGCCACGAAGCGGCTGCGGCGAACATGGCGGAAGCCGTCGGCAAGCTGACGGGCCGGCCGGGCGTCGCGATCGTCACGCGCGGACCGGGCGCGACGCACGCATCCATCGGCGTGCACACGGCGTTTCAGGACTCGACGCCAATGATCCTGCTGATCGGCCAATGCGCGCGTGAGCATCTGGACCGCGAGGCGTTCCAGGAAATCGACTATCGGCGCATGTTCGGGCAGATGGCGAAGTGGGTCGCGCAGATCGACGATCCGCGCCGCATTCCCGAGTACATGAGCCACGCGTTTCATGTCGCGACGTCGGGCCGTCCGGGTCCCGTCGTGCTGTCGCTGCCCGAAGACGTGTTGAGCGATGCATGCGCCGCGATGCCGGGCGCGCCTGCTTATCAGCGCGTGGCGGCTTCGCCGGCGCAGCGGCAGATCGAGCGGCTGCGCGGTCTGCTCGAAGGCGCGAAGAAACCGATGGTGATCGCAGGCGGCAGCGGCTGGACGCCGGAAGCTTGCGAAGACCTGCGCAAGTTCATCGAGAACTGGCAATTACCGATTGGCCTCGCGTTCCGCTTCCAGGACACGCTCGACAACGAGCATCCGAACTATGCGGGCGACGTGGGTCTCGGCATCAACCCGGCGCTCGCAAAACGCATTCAGGATGCCGACGTGCTGCTCGCACTCGGTCCGCGGCTCGGTGAAGCGACGACGGGCGGCTACACGTTGCTCGACATTCCCAAGACGAAACAGACGCTGATCCACGTGCATCAAGGCGCGGACGAACTCGGCCGCGTCTATGCCGCCGATTTGCCCATCGTCTCGGGCATGCCGGAAATCGCGTCGATGCTCGCGGCTTTGAAGCCTTCGGGGCAACCTGCCTGGTCGGGCAGCGCGAAGGAAGCACACGACGCGTACCTCGAATGGCGCAAGCCGCGCAAGATTCCAGGTGACGTGCAACTCGGCGAGATCATGCTGCAACTGCGCGAGCATCTGCCGAAGGATGCGATTCTCACGAATGGCGCGGGCAATTACGCAACGTGGCTGCATCGACACTTTGCGTATCGGCATTTCCGTTCGCAGCTTGCACCGACGAGCGGTGCGATGGGTTATGGCGTGCCTGCCGCGATCGCGGCGAAGTCGCTGTATCCGGATCGAACCGTGGTTGCGTTTGCGGGCGATGGTTGCTTCATGATGGCGTCGTCGGAGATCGCGACGGCGATGCAGTATGACTTGCCGGTGATTTTTGTCGTGGTGAACAACAGTCACTACGGCACGATTCGCATGCATCAGGAGCGGCATTATCCGAACCGTGTGCATGGGACGGGGCTGACGAATCCTGATTTCGCAGCATTTGCGAAGTCGTTCGGCGCGTATGGGGAAACCGTCGAGCGGACGGAGGACTTTATGCCTGCTTTCAGGCGTGCTCAGGAGTCGAAGCTCCCCGCTGTGATTGAAGTTCGCATGATTCAGGAAGCGAGCACGCCGGGGGCTACACTCGAACAGGTTCGGGAGCAGGGGAAGAAGTTACGGAGTGAGTAG
- a CDS encoding alginate lyase family protein, translating to MVRQVRMMQPPTHRTRAPQHPSPAFPLAALLMAAVAFCAQSAHAAMNLCAAPALQTSERTNADPGVRALVSNVQAHLSEPAHAVRRLHTEGTLPHEGIYDDSKDAEKDLDLLRDAALAWRATSDDRYLKLVDRLLYAWVTTYEPSFNPIDETPFEGLILAYDMTASALPVKTRNATMAFLTKLANGYIAQIDAQKRPLTGTFRNNWQSHRVKLIAMAAFTLDNRKMIEAAQRLYVEHVNDNIAPDGTTVDFSERDALHYVTYDLQPLVTAALAARRHNRNWLNERAPGGATLAAALNWLTPYATGAKTHEEFVHSSVPFDAKRREAGLPGYSGQWDPKNAAELYHLAARLDGRYTPVALKLAPTPPAWLAVCLPLPAR from the coding sequence ATGGTGCGACAGGTGCGAATGATGCAACCCCCGACACACCGTACGCGTGCGCCGCAACACCCCTCTCCCGCTTTTCCGCTGGCCGCGCTGTTGATGGCGGCCGTCGCGTTCTGCGCGCAATCCGCCCATGCCGCGATGAATCTCTGCGCCGCGCCCGCGCTGCAAACCAGCGAACGCACCAACGCCGATCCCGGCGTCAGGGCATTGGTGAGCAACGTGCAGGCGCATCTGAGCGAGCCGGCGCATGCGGTGCGCCGGTTGCATACGGAAGGCACGCTGCCGCACGAAGGCATTTACGACGACAGCAAGGACGCGGAAAAAGATCTCGACCTGTTGCGCGACGCCGCGCTCGCATGGCGCGCGACCAGCGACGACCGTTATCTGAAGCTCGTCGACCGGCTGCTGTACGCGTGGGTCACGACTTACGAACCGTCGTTCAACCCCATCGACGAAACGCCGTTCGAAGGGTTGATCCTCGCGTACGACATGACGGCGAGCGCGCTGCCCGTGAAGACCCGCAACGCGACGATGGCGTTTCTGACGAAACTCGCGAACGGCTACATCGCGCAGATCGATGCGCAAAAGCGGCCGCTCACGGGCACATTCCGCAACAACTGGCAGAGTCATCGCGTGAAGCTGATCGCGATGGCGGCGTTCACGCTCGATAACCGCAAGATGATCGAAGCGGCGCAGCGTCTGTACGTCGAGCATGTCAACGACAACATCGCGCCCGACGGCACGACTGTCGATTTCAGCGAACGCGATGCGCTGCACTACGTGACGTACGATCTGCAGCCGCTCGTGACAGCCGCGCTCGCGGCGCGCCGCCACAACCGCAACTGGCTCAACGAGCGCGCGCCGGGCGGCGCGACGCTCGCCGCCGCATTGAACTGGCTGACGCCATATGCGACGGGCGCGAAAACGCACGAAGAATTCGTGCATTCGAGCGTGCCGTTCGATGCCAAACGCCGCGAAGCCGGTTTGCCTGGCTATAGTGGACAGTGGGATCCGAAGAACGCGGCCGAGTTGTATCACCTCGCCGCACGGCTCGACGGCCGCTACACGCCCGTTGCGCTGAAACTGGCACCGACGCCGCCCGCGTGGCTCGCCGTGTGTCTGCCTTTGCCGGCGCGTTGA